The Chloroflexota bacterium genomic sequence CTGGCCGTAGCCGGACCGATCGCCGACGCATTCGGTGTCCAGCTCTGGTACCTGCTCGGTGGATTGACCTGTATCATCATGGGGGTAGGTGCTTTCTTCATCCCCGCGCTGAACACCCTGGAAACCAACCCCAACGGTAAAGGGACCGATCAGGACACTGCCCCAGCCGTGGGCACATCCCTCCCGGTTGCAGAGGATCAGGCTTCGTAACCCAGCCTCACAATTGTCATTGCGAGAAGGCCCCTCTCCCCGCGTCCCCGCGTCTCCGTGTCGCCCCCTCACCGTGTCCCCTCCTCCCCGCGTCCCCTCTCCCCGTGTCCCCCCTCCCCGTGTCCCCCCTCCCGCTGGCGCCCGACCGCCCCCTATGGCATAATCCATCCCCACAACCATGCCACCTGGAGACCATCCATGCCCTTCGCTTTCGAATTTGCCACCACCCGTCGCATTCTCTTCGGCCCCGGCAGCCTGGGCAACCTGCCTGACATCGGGCAAACGCTGGGCCAGTCTCCCTTGCTGGTCACCGGCAGCCAGGCGAATCGATTCCCCTTGATCGAAATGCTGCAAGCCACAGGCCTGGAAACGACCATCTTCTCCGTCACCCACGAACCGACCACCCAGACAGTCCTGCAGGGCGTTTCGCTGGCCCGGGAATCCGATTGTGACATGGTCATCGCGATCGGTGGTGGCAGCGTCCTGGACGCGGGCAAGGCCATCGCCATGTTGATAGCCAATGGCGGAGAGCCGCTGGATTACCTTGAGGTGATCGGGCGCGGCCTGCCCATCACCGAGCCATCGGCCCCCTTCCTGGCCATTCCCACCACCGCCGGTACCGGCACCGAGGTAACCCGCAACGCCGTTTTGAAATCCCCACAGCACGGCGTCAAGGTCAGTCTGCGCAGCCCTTTCATGCTGCCGGCGATAGCGCTGGTCGATCCCCAATTGACCCACAGCCTTCCTCCCGGGATCACCGCCAGCACCGGCCTGGACGCCCTTACCCAGGTCGTTGAGCCCTATGTCTCCCACCGCGCCAATCCCCTCACCGACGGTCTATGCCGCGAGGCCATGGTGCGCGCTGCCCGTTCACTGGAAGCTGTCTGCCAGGATGGCGATGACGCGTCAGCGCGCTATGACATGGCCGTGACCAGCCTGTTTGGCGGATTGGCCCTGGCCAACGCGGGTTTGGGCGCCGTGCATGGCTTTGCGGGCCCCATGGGCGGCATGTTCCCGGCCCCTCATGGCGTGATCTGCGCCAACCTGCTGCCCCACGTCATGGCCGCCAATGTGCAGGCACTGCATACCCGCGACCCGGCGTCCCCGGCCCTGTCCCGCTACGACCAGGTCGCCCGCCTGCTGACCGGCCAGGTCGATGCCGCGGCGACCGATGGGGTCGCCTGGGTAGGAACCCTGGTGGACAAACTGGCCCTTCCCGCTCTTTCCGATTACGGCGTAACCGCGGATCTTTTCCCCGAGATCATCGAGAAAGCACAGCGGGCCAGCAGTATGAAAGGTAACCCCATCCAGCTCACCGAGGAAGAGCTTTTGTCCATCCTTGCCGCTGCCACCGGTTCGATGGGTCCTTGATGATCGG encodes the following:
- a CDS encoding iron-containing alcohol dehydrogenase translates to MPFAFEFATTRRILFGPGSLGNLPDIGQTLGQSPLLVTGSQANRFPLIEMLQATGLETTIFSVTHEPTTQTVLQGVSLARESDCDMVIAIGGGSVLDAGKAIAMLIANGGEPLDYLEVIGRGLPITEPSAPFLAIPTTAGTGTEVTRNAVLKSPQHGVKVSLRSPFMLPAIALVDPQLTHSLPPGITASTGLDALTQVVEPYVSHRANPLTDGLCREAMVRAARSLEAVCQDGDDASARYDMAVTSLFGGLALANAGLGAVHGFAGPMGGMFPAPHGVICANLLPHVMAANVQALHTRDPASPALSRYDQVARLLTGQVDAAATDGVAWVGTLVDKLALPALSDYGVTADLFPEIIEKAQRASSMKGNPIQLTEEELLSILAAATGSMGP